The genomic segment GGACATTGTACTCACTGTTTgggaaatcaaaaaaaaatctcatattatataaaagttaaaaaaaaaaaactcatactATATAAaaagtcaaaattaaaaaaagaactatataaaagtaaaataatgaAAAACGTATTTATAAAGATTTACAAAATCAATTGAACCCACTCAAGTAGATAGTCAATACAAGATAAATGTTGGGATACGCATCTACTAAGGCACAAAGAAAATACAGCAAATATTACCCCCTCTTTCTCAATAGTTCTCACAACTTTCCAGAAAGAATTAGGGTTTCTCCTCTCCCAAAAAATTAAACCATCAGGTAAGCTAATCACCCCAATTTCAATTTATTGTCTCTTAACTTAAATTTAGTTGAGttttaaaattagaaaaatcaggTTATTTAAGTTCATAACAACTGAAACGCTAACCCTAATTCTTGATAGATTAAGCTATGGAtgataatgaaggtgttggtgGAGAACCAATCGAGCAATTTCATAGAAACGAAGCGATTTCAGCTGTTGCAGATGATGGGTTTCttgttgaagaagatgatgattatgaagatCTTTATAACGATGTTAATGTTGGTGAGAATTTTTTACAATCTATGCGTAAAAATAATGATGATTTAGTTGTATCTAggaataatgataatgatgatgacgtGGCAGAGAGGAAACCTGATGTTTCGGTTTCCCCTCCGTTACCGCCACCCCCGTTGCCGCCGCCGCAAGGAGTTGTGGCGGCTGAGAGTGGCGGTCGTGTCGATTTACCGGGTGTGGGACCCGTAAAAGAGGAGGATGTCGTGTCTGGGGTTTCGGGTAGGGTGTCGGTAGGTGGAGTCGGGTCTGGTGCATCTAGTGGTGGTGGGTTTAGGGTTGAGTTAAGTAACCCGTCGAGTAATAAGATGAGTGATTTGGCTGATCGGGTTGGGAATAGTAACGTTAACGTTCCGACAACTCAGGTGATGGTACAACAACCtcatggtggtggtggtggtggggttgttggaaatgtgggaaatgataATTTGGTTAGGCAAGGAGGAGGGGTTAATGTGAACGTGAATGGGGCAAGTAATGTTGGGGGTGGaggagggggtgggggtggtggagcgACGATTCTTTTTGTTGGTGATTTGCATTGGTGGACGACGGATGCGGAGTTGGAGTCTGAGTTGAGCAAGTATGGACTAGTGAAGGAGGTGaagttttttgaagaaaaagctAGTGGGAAGTCTAAAGGGTATTGTCAGGTTGAGTTTCATGATTCTTCAGCTGCTACGGCTTGTAAGGAAGGGATGAATGGTCATGTTTTCAATGGGCGGCCATGTGTGGTTGCCTTTGCGTCATCACCGTATAATGTGAAGAGGATGGGTGAGGCTCAGGCGAATCGAAGTCAACAGACGGCCCAAACTACTGTTCCCCAACCAAGGCGGGGGCCGCCTGGTGATGCTGCtggtaaaatcggaaataacAATGCTCCTACTGGTGGCAATTATCAAGGTGGTGGTGGAGATGGGAACAGGGGTGGTTATGGTAGAGGAGGTTGGGGTAGAGGAGGTCCTCAAAATATGGGAAATCGGGGTCCTGTGGGTCCTATGAGAAACAGGCCTGGTGGAATTGCAGGAAGGGGGATGATGGGAAATGGTGGAGGTGGATTTGGACAAGGTATGGGCGGTGCACCTCCACTTATGCATCCTCAAACAATGATGGGTCAAGGCTTTGATCCTGCTTTTGGAGGGCCTATGGGAAGAATGGGTGGTTATGGAGGATTTCCTGGTGGTCCAGCCCCACCATTTCCTGGTATGTTATCAAATTTTCCACCTGTTGGAGGAGTTGGGATGCCTGGAGTAGCTCCTCATGTAAATCCTGCATTCTTTGGTAGAGGAATGCCAATGAATGGTATGGGAATGATGCCAGGTGCTGGTATGGAGGGACCTAACATGGGGATGTGGTCTGATCCTAATGCGGGTGGATGGGCTGGCGATGAGCATGGTGGTAGAGCAGGAGAGTCAAGTTATGCAGAAGAAGCTGGGTCTGATCATCAGTATGGAGAAGTAACTCACGATAGAGGGGCTTGGCCTAATAACATGAAAGAGAAAGACAGAGGATCAGAGCGTGACTGGTCTGGTTCTACAGAGAGAAAACACCGAGATGGCAGAGAACCTTCCTATGATAGAGACATGGCTCGTGAAAAGGATCGAGGGCATGATCATGATTGGCCAGAGAAGAGATACCGAGATGATAGAGATGTCACACGAGACAGGGAGAGGGACAGGGATCGTGAACGTTCTCGAGAACGAGGGCGTGATCGTGAGAGTCATCGAGATCGTCATAGGGATGACAGAGATAGATATGCTGATCATCATAGGTACAAGGACCGTGAGCAAGAATATGATGATGAAGACAGAGGAAGATCATCAAGGGGACACAGCAAATCACGATTATCACATGAGGAAGACCATCGGTCAAGGTCAAGGGATGCTGATTATGGAAAGAGGCGGCGTATAACTTCTGAGTGATCTGCAGGCTTGCCTGCATATTTCAAGGATACTTCAGAATGAGATCTCGATTAGGATCTAATCCACTGAGAGTTTGCCATGTGTATTCAGGCTTTCTACGGAGAGGCTTCCTTGCTACCTGCCTTCTTCAAACAGTTGCTCTCTGAAATGTTCTCCACACAAATTTGATGCTCTTTCAGTCTTCTTGTTAAAGGATTGCTGGACTCTAAGCACTAAGAAGTAAGTTCACAACTCCTCTTACATTGAATTAGTGCTTTTGGTAATGAATGTTATCTGTGTTTGCTGTTTCCCTGTTTAGGAGGATGTTCTCTGTTCGAAGGCCTTCTCAAGCACGACCACTATCATGTGGTGTTTTGCCTGGGCTTGTCTGGGCTAGTTGGGAGGGGACTAATATTAATTAACCAAAGTCACTGTGTGACGCTGGTCATTTATGGAAAGCGCTTTCCTTAGTCTTGTAGTATAATTCTATGGGCTAAAGCTGAACTGTTTTTTGTCTTTTCAATTCTTGTGTAAAGAGAACTGTATAGCGGATGCTGAATCacttctagattttttttttttttttttttttttttttgattcctTGTAATTTAGAAGATCTTGTATGTTCTGTAATTTTTTTACTGCAATTACCATCTTGGTACTGAAGAATACACTGTTaccttattaattttttttattaacatTGTTATGAATTTAAAAAGAAGATTGATATTAACTTTATGTAGATAACTTCATAAGAAAGTGACTGATAAAATAAAAACCATAGGGAAGTGGATGTTTCTTGGGGAAGTGTCATGTTGCTCATTCAATTCTGTAAGTAAacagcatatatatattttgtaaaccaTCAGCTTTCTTTGTTGTTAGGTGATATCCTTCAAGCTGGTGTATGTCTAGTTATTGGTAtttgggaaatttgaaaaacatatgGCCTTTTGTACACCCTGCGAGGCTTTCAAATTTCACAACTTATTTGTTAGTTACCAAAGAACCCTAACAGAGTGCCAGTTACTCCTTTGTTAAAAAGGGGTATAATTAACATTTCTCTCAGGTTCTTCCACTAGGTAGGTAATCTAAATAGCAGGTGATGCGTTTCCACTATAAGCTTGAGTTTTGTAGTAGTTTCAGCAGAAATAGCGTTCTAATATAATACTCCCATCCGTGCCAATTTATGTGGTTGTGCTTGActaggcacaaagtttaagaaagaaaggaagacttttggaCTAAACTGTGTCATGCCTGAAAGTATCAAGGAGGCCTACATCAGTtggatttcttgaaaaaatagATAATTCAATCAGGAAAACCTGGAGAATGATCCAACCTACTCCCTTTTTGTGTGTTTGGGATGAGAGGAACTGAAGATGTTTTAATGGAATATCAACTCCAAACTCCCTCAAGGCTAGAtgtcttttgaattttttttgaaattgtagaTGTCTTTTGAATTTATGTAGTTGGAATAGCTTGTCTCTGTGGACTCCAATGTCAaacttttgtattttgtaaGCTCCTTATACATGGCATAAGACTCATTGTAATAGAGCTAACAATCTGTCTCTTTTGTACTTATCTTTTGCAATTACGCATCTTGATGCTTTTTTATAATACTGCTTAATTCATAAAAATAGatagaaagacttttgaaaattgtgatctaaaacaagtcaaacaTTTATTTGGATATAAATCATCTCTTTgagaacaattaaaaaaaaataatcatctcattaagggtaaggtgcgaagtttaaagttaaattgtttctaaacaAGTATGACATTTTTCTTGGGacgccacataaattgggggACCGGAGGGAGCACTTTTTACTTCTTAGTACtttctgtttcttttttattgaataaTGTTGGGCTGAGATgattttaatttgagaaacatggttagtaaggattcatatagccgaccccAACTTGCtcggcaattttttttttttggtttggttgaGAAGGTAACATATTTGTATAGTGATGGTAGATTGGACTTCCACTTCAAAACTGTGGAAGTCACCCATAATTACACTGTGGCGTTCAGAGATGTCCTTGCCATCCTACGTCTTCTTACAAGGAAtgtaaaacataaataactgaAGCATGATCTTCTTAGTACATCCCTTTACACCAAAAGTAGTTGTGTTGCTAATTTAGACTGTTGAATTTTGATCTTTTCCACATGAGACTGCTTGTAGTTTCAATCTTGATTATTCTTTTTCTGCAAGGTGTTGATTACAAATGTTCTTTATTTCTTGTGATTATAGCTTGGAGGACATAGAGCAAGCTGTTGGAAGAAGTATGGAAGAAACCCCTTGAAGCTTCTGCCTGAGGGAGCATGTTATATTACATGGTGTTACCTCTTAGTGAAGATTGCTAGTGGAACCTTTTATCTCAGTTTTAAGCCTCTTttcttatttatgttttagttgaATGTGACTTGAATAATCCAATGTTTTGTGACTTGTGATTTGAATTTGCTGTAAGCTGATAGAttatcatagacattttctatTTGATGTAATGTGTTAGGAGGATTTGACACACAGGTTGGCGCCGATCTGCTCCCTTCTTGCTCTGGCGTTTGTTGTACTAATCATTTTTCTCTTTGTAtcatctttattttgtttttgacccagttttt from the Lycium ferocissimum isolate CSIRO_LF1 chromosome 11, AGI_CSIRO_Lferr_CH_V1, whole genome shotgun sequence genome contains:
- the LOC132037212 gene encoding uncharacterized protein LOC132037212; amino-acid sequence: MDDNEGVGGEPIEQFHRNEAISAVADDGFLVEEDDDYEDLYNDVNVGENFLQSMRKNNDDLVVSRNNDNDDDVAERKPDVSVSPPLPPPPLPPPQGVVAAESGGRVDLPGVGPVKEEDVVSGVSGRVSVGGVGSGASSGGGFRVELSNPSSNKMSDLADRVGNSNVNVPTTQVMVQQPHGGGGGGVVGNVGNDNLVRQGGGVNVNVNGASNVGGGGGGGGGGATILFVGDLHWWTTDAELESELSKYGLVKEVKFFEEKASGKSKGYCQVEFHDSSAATACKEGMNGHVFNGRPCVVAFASSPYNVKRMGEAQANRSQQTAQTTVPQPRRGPPGDAAGKIGNNNAPTGGNYQGGGGDGNRGGYGRGGWGRGGPQNMGNRGPVGPMRNRPGGIAGRGMMGNGGGGFGQGMGGAPPLMHPQTMMGQGFDPAFGGPMGRMGGYGGFPGGPAPPFPGMLSNFPPVGGVGMPGVAPHVNPAFFGRGMPMNGMGMMPGAGMEGPNMGMWSDPNAGGWAGDEHGGRAGESSYAEEAGSDHQYGEVTHDRGAWPNNMKEKDRGSERDWSGSTERKHRDGREPSYDRDMAREKDRGHDHDWPEKRYRDDRDVTRDRERDRDRERSRERGRDRESHRDRHRDDRDRYADHHRYKDREQEYDDEDRGRSSRGHSKSRLSHEEDHRSRSRDADYGKRRRITSE